One Actinomycetospora corticicola genomic window, CTGGTACGTCGACGAACTCGTCCGCCTCGGCGTGTCGATGCAGGTCGGAGCGGCGGTCGACGGTCCGCCGGACGTCGTGGCCACGGGCGGGCGGGACGCGGACCGCCCGGGGCTGTCGGTCCTCGACGTCCTGCGCGGGGCACCGCTCGACGGGCCCGTCGTCATCGACGACCCGCTCGGTGACGGCAGCGCGGTCGCCCTCGCCGAACACCTCGCGGCCACACACCGGGTCGCCCTCGTCACCGCGGACCAGATCGTCGGCAAGCAGCTCCACGACGTCGTCGGCGCCGCCTCGAGGCTCCAGCTCGCGGGCGTCGAACGCGTCCTCGAGCACCGGGTCGTCGAGCGGCACGCCGACCACGTGGTGGTCGCCGACGTCGTGACCGGCGCCCGGCGCACGATCGCGGGCACCCTCGTCGACGCCGGGCCGCGGGAGCCGAGCCACCACCCGTCGTCGGGAACGCCCATCGGCGACGCCCGGGCGCCGCGCACCGTCACCGCGGCGATCCGCGAGGGGCGCCGCGCGGCCGAGGAGATCCTCCGTGCTGGGTGAGCCGATCCGGGTCGGGCGCCTGACCGTCCGGAACCGGATCGTCTTCCCCGCGCACCTCACGAACGCGGCGGAGGGGAACCGACCGAGCGCGCAGCACGCCGCCTACTACGCGGCGCGCGCCGCCGGGGGAGCCGGGCTGATCATCGTCGAGGAGCAGGCCCTCGACCGGCCCTACGAGAAGGCCGTCCTCGGCACCGACCCCGCCGTCGTGCCCGGCTACCGCGCGATCACCGGGGCGGTGCACGCGCACGGGGCGGTGGTGCTCGCGCAGATCGGGCACAACGGCGCGCAGTCGTCGTCGCTGTACTCGCGCACGGTCGTCGAGGCGCCCGGCCCGATCCCCGACCCGATGTTCCGCGAGACGCCCGTCGCCCTCGATCACGCCGGGATCGCGCGGGTCGTCGACGGCTTCGCGACCGTCGCCCGCCACTGCGTCGCCGGCGGCTTCGACGGCGTGGAGATCCAGGGCTCGCAGGCGTCCCTCGTCCGCCAGTTCCTGTCGCCGCTGACCAACCGCCGCGACGACGGGTACGCCGACGGCGTCCGCTTCCTCCGCGAGGTGCTGACCGCCGTCCGCGCCGCGATCGGCGACCGCGTCCTCGGCGTCCGGTTGCAGGGCGACGAGGGTCTGGACGGCGGGCTCACCGCGGCCGACGCGGCCCGGGTGGCGGTCCGCATCGCCGATCTCGTCGACGTCGTGAACACCGCGGTCGGGGTCGCGACGGCCACGCTCCCCCTGATCGAACCGCCGATGGGGGTCCCGGCGGGGTACGCCGAGCCGGTGCCGTCGGCGGTACGGACGGCGCTGGCCGGCAGCGGCATCCCGGTCATCGGTGTCGGGCGCTACACCACCCCCGACCAGGCACGACGCGCGCTCGAGATGGGTGCGTGCGACCTCGTCGGTGTCGTGCGCGGACAGATCGCCGACCCGTCGTTCGCCACGAAGGCGCTGGCCGGGCAGCGGGTCCGGCGCTGCATCGGGTGCAACCAGGAGTGCATCGCGGCGGTCGGGCTCAACCGGCGGCTCGGGTGCGTGGTCAACCCCGACGCGGGGCGCGAGTCGGCGCCGGTGCCGGCCCCCCGTTCCCGACGACGGGTGCTGGTGGTCGGGGGCGGTCCCGCCGGTCTCGCGGCGGCGGCCGAGGCGGCGGAACGCGGCCACGACGTGCACCTCGTCGAGCGCTCCGACCGGCTCGGCGGGCAGCTCGCGCTCGCGGCGGCTGCCCCGGAACGGCGGGAACTGGCGCACGCGGTCGCCGATCTCGCCCACCGGTGTCGGGACGCGGGGGTGCGGGTGTGGCTCCGCCATGTGAGCAGAAACGGTCGTGATGACGACCCTTTCTGCTCACGTGCGGAGCACATCATCGTCGCGACCGGAGCCCACCCCGCCCCGCCGTCGGGAACGATCGACGTGACCGACGTGCTCTCCGGGGCCGCCTCGCCGTCGGGACGGGTGCTCGTGGTCGACGACCTCGGCGGACCGGCGGCGCCGAGCGTGGCCGAGCTCCTCGCGCAGCGGGGAGCTCGGGTGCGGCTGGTGACGAGCGGGATGGTCGCCGCCGAGGGGCTCGGGCCGCTGCTGGAGCGCGAGCGGTGGCGACGGCGGGTCGCGGCCCTCGGGGTCGAGCTGCTGACCGACCGCGTCCTGCTCGACGGCGGGATCCTCCACCACCCCACGGGCACGCTCGAACCGCTCGACGCGGACGCCGTCGTCCACGCCGGCCCCCGGGTCCCGGCCGAGATCGACCTCGCCGGGACCCGGGTCGGGGACGTCCTCGCCCCCCGCGACGCGGCGGCCGCGATCCGGGAGGGCACCGACGCCGCCCGCGCGATCTGACAGGCTCGCGGGCGATGGACATCAGTGCCGCCCGCTCGGCCGACACCGCCGAGGTCGACCTGCTGCTCGTGCCGGTCGGAGCCACCGAGCAGCACGGGCCGCACCTGCCGTTGGGCACCGACACGACGGTCGCCCTCGCAGTGGCGACCAGACTCGGACTCCCGACGACCGCACCCATCGCCTTCGGCGCCTCCGGCGAGCACGAGGGCTTCCCGGGCACGATCTCGATCGGCACCGAGACGCTCGCCGCGGTGCTCGTCGAGACCGGCCGGTCGGCGTGCCGCTGGGCCCGGCGGATCTGCTTCGTCAACGGGCACGGCGGCAACGTCCCCGCGCTGGTCACGGCGACGACGCTGCTGCGCTACGAGGGTCGCGACGTCGCCTGGCACGCCTGCGGGGTCCCCGGCGCGGACGCGCACGCCGGTCGGCACGAGACGTCGGTGATGCTCGCCCTCGCGCCCGACGACGTCGCCCTCGACCGTGCCGAGCCCGGCAACACCGCCCCGTTGCGCGATCTGATGCCCGCGCTGCGGGCCGGCTCGATCCGCGACGTCAGCCCCAATGGCGTGCTCGGGGACCCGACCGGCGCGTCGGCGGGGGAGGGCGCGGAGACGATCGCGGTGATGGCCGCCGCGCTGCGCGACGCGGTCGCCGACTGGCGGGTCACCGAGCACGGCCGCCTCAGCTGAGGGCCCGCCGGAACGCGGCCACGTCCACGAACGCCTCGAACCGCGCGACGAGCCCGTCGCGGATCCGCAGGACGTGCACCTCGGAGGCGTCGAACGGCCGGCCCGTCGCCAGCGCCTTGCCCCGCGAGCGTCCGATCTGCACCACCGCGTCGCCCGCCGCGAACAGGTCGACGATCTCCACCCGCGGGTCGACGTGCCCGAGCAGCGCGCGCAGGAACTCCCCGACGCCCGCCGGCCCCTCGTACGTGCCCGCCCACGGCAGGTCGCCCGCCTGGTACACCCGCACCTCCGGGTGCAGCATCGCGCCGATCGCCGCCGTGTCCCGCGCGGCGAACCCCTCGTAGAGCCGCCGCGCCACCGCCACGGCCTCACTGCTGGACATCCGTCCCCTCCGTCCTGGAATCTCCTCGTGTGCCCGAAGCGTCCGTCGTCGCGACCGCCCCCGACCAGGGCCGGAGCACTTCCCGGGAGGAAGTGCCGCGTGCGTTCGGGAAACCCGGGCGCCCGGCCGACGACGTCGTCCTGCGCCGCCGCGAGATCTTCGAGGCGGTGGCCCCGCTCCTTCCCGACGGCGGGGCGCGGCGGCTGACCATGGCGGGTGCGGCCCGCGCGGCGGGGCTGTCGGTCGGCGGGCTCTACCACCGCTTCGACGGGAAGCGGGCGCTCCTGCTCTACGGCCTCGCCCCGGAGAACCTCGGTCGGGCCTGCGCGGACTTCCAGGCGACGTGGGGGCACGTCGAGCCGGTGGAACTCGTGTCCCGCGCCCTCGACGGGTTCTCCGACGCCGTCGACCGGTGGGTCCGGCCCTCGGTCGACGCGGCCGGGCAGCTCGGCATCGACGTGCTGCACGGGGCGTTGGCCGACGCGATGACGACGGAGCTGGTCGGGATGGTGCGCTCGGTCCGACGAATGGCGCCCGGGATGACCGACGAGCGGGCCGACGCCCTCGAGCGGTCCCTGCGCCGGGTCTGCACCGCGCACGTGCTCGACCCCACCGCCCGCGACGGCGAACTGCGCGAGCAGCTCCGGCTCACCGTGGTCGGGGCGGTCTCCGGCTGACACCGGATGTCAGCGGTGGCACACGGCTGACACCGGACGTCAGCGGTGGGACACGGCTGACACCGGGTCCGGCCCGGGCGGCCGCGCCTAGACTCCCGTCCGCCATGAGCGCCCCCCGACTGCCGGACGGCTGGACCGTCCGCCCCGACCCCCGCACGTGGCGCGTCGACGGTGGCGCCACGTGGATCGGCGGGTCCCCGCCCCGGGTGCTGCGGCTCTCGGTGGCCGCGCGGAAGCGGCTGGACGGCCCCGAGCTCGTCGTCACGGACGCGACCTCGGCGGCCCTGGCGCGGCTGCTCTCCGACGCCGGCGTCGCGCACCCGGTCGGCGGTGACGGTCCGACGCCGGACGACGTGACCGTGGTGGTCCCGGTCAAGGACCGCTCCGCCGAGCTCGACCGCCTGCTCGTGGCCGTCCGAGCGACCGCACCCGGCATCGGGATCGTGGTGGTCGATGACGGGTCGGACGACCCGGGAGCGACCTCGGAAGTGGCCGAACGCCACGGCGCGAGGGTCGTCCGACATCGGACGAGTCGAGGTCCGTCGGCCGGGCGCAACACCGGGGCGCGGGCGTGCACGACCCCGCTGATCGCGTTCCTGGACTCCGACGTCGTGCCGGAGCCGGGCTGGCTGGACACGCTGCTCGGGCACCTGGCGGACCCGGCCGTCGGGGTGGTGGCGCCGCGGATCGTGGCGTTCTCCGACGGGGGACCCGAGAACGCGGTCACCCGCTACGAGCGCCGGCGCTCCTCGCTGGACCTCGGAGCCCGGCCCGCGCCGGTGACCGCGCGCTCCCGCGTGGCGTACGTGCCGAGTGCGGCGCTCGTGGTGCGGCGCGAGGCGTTCGGGGACGGGTTCGACGAGGCGATGCCGGTCGCCGAGGACGTCGACCTGGTGTGGCGCATCGCCGCCGCGGGCTGGCGGCTGCGCTACGACCCGGCCGCCCGGGTCGCCCACGAGCACCGCGCGCACGTCCGGGCGTGGCTCGCCCGCAAGGCGTTCTACGGCACGGGCGCCGCACCCCTGGCCCGGCAGCACCCGCGCCGCGTGCCCCCGGTCGCGCTCGCCTCGTGGACGGCGGCGACCGTGGCGCTGCTCGGCGTCCAACGGCCCTGGTCCTCCGCGGCGGCGGGGGTTGTCACCCTCGTGGCGACCGCCCGGCTCGCCCGGGGTCTGCGCAGGCCGGGCGAGCCGTGGCTGCGGGTCACCCCCTCGCGGCAGGAAAGCGTCGTTGCTGCCACCGGACGACAGCAACGACGCTTTCCTGCCACGGGGGTGCGGGTCACCGGGCCGGTGCCGCTGGCCCTCGTGCTCGCGCCCTGGGGACTCGGCGGCGCACTCTGGCAGGCGGCCGGGGCGCTGACCCGGCACTGGTGGCCCGTCGCGGCGGTCGGCGCGCTCGTCAGCCGACGCGTCCGACGGGCCCTGCTGCTCGCCGCCGTCGCCGAGGGGCTGGCCGACTGGGCGCGGTTCCGCGACCCGGGCGCGGGCCCGCTCGACGCGCTCGCCCACGTCGCCGCCCACCGCGCCGACGACCTCGCCTACGGTGCCGGGCTCTGGTGGGGCGCGTGGCGGCACCGCACGGTCTCCCCGCTGCTGCCCGACCTCTCCGGGAAGGGGCCCGATGCCTGACGCCGTCGTCCGGTCCGTCGCCGTCGGTCGCGCCGTCGAGATCGCCGGCCCGAAGGACCGCACCACGCTCACCGCGAGCGCGAAGGCGCCCGTCGACGGCCCGGTGGCGGTCCACCGTGAGCACCTCGAGGGCGACGAGCAGGCCGACCTCGAGAGCCACGGCGGCCCCGACAAGGCCGTCTACGCCTACGCCGCCGAGGACGTCGAGTGGTGGGCCGAGGAGCTCGGCCGCGCGGTCGACCCGCAGACCTTCGGGCAGAACCTCACGACGACGGGTCTCGACCTCCGGTCGGTGGTCGTGGGCGAGCGCTGGCGCATCGGCACCGCCGAGTTCGAGGTCGCCCAGCCCCGCATCCCCTGCTTCAAGCTCGGCCTGCACGCGGGCGACCCGAGGATGCCGCGCCGCTTCGTCGCCGCGGTCCGGCCCGGGGCCTACCTGCGGGTCCGGACGACGGGTCACGTCCGGGCCGGGGACGTCCTCGAGGTCCTCGGCCGGCCCGACCACGGG contains:
- the mftE gene encoding mycofactocin biosynthesis peptidyl-dipeptidase MftE, encoding MDISAARSADTAEVDLLLVPVGATEQHGPHLPLGTDTTVALAVATRLGLPTTAPIAFGASGEHEGFPGTISIGTETLAAVLVETGRSACRWARRICFVNGHGGNVPALVTATTLLRYEGRDVAWHACGVPGADAHAGRHETSVMLALAPDDVALDRAEPGNTAPLRDLMPALRAGSIRDVSPNGVLGDPTGASAGEGAETIAVMAAALRDAVADWRVTEHGRLS
- the mftF gene encoding mycofactocin biosynthesis glycosyltransferase MftF (Members of this protein family, MftF, are glycosyltransferases, members of PF00535 (glycosyl transferase family 2). The encoding gene is found as part of the mycofactocin cassette, in Mycobacterium tuberculosis, many other Actinobacteria, and occasional members of other lineages. Mycofactocin itself, a putative redox carrier, is a heavily modified derivative of the C-terminal Val-Tyr dipeptide of the mycofactocin precursor MftA (TIGR03969).), whose product is MSAPRLPDGWTVRPDPRTWRVDGGATWIGGSPPRVLRLSVAARKRLDGPELVVTDATSAALARLLSDAGVAHPVGGDGPTPDDVTVVVPVKDRSAELDRLLVAVRATAPGIGIVVVDDGSDDPGATSEVAERHGARVVRHRTSRGPSAGRNTGARACTTPLIAFLDSDVVPEPGWLDTLLGHLADPAVGVVAPRIVAFSDGGPENAVTRYERRRSSLDLGARPAPVTARSRVAYVPSAALVVRREAFGDGFDEAMPVAEDVDLVWRIAAAGWRLRYDPAARVAHEHRAHVRAWLARKAFYGTGAAPLARQHPRRVPPVALASWTAATVALLGVQRPWSSAAAGVVTLVATARLARGLRRPGEPWLRVTPSRQESVVAATGRQQRRFPATGVRVTGPVPLALVLAPWGLGGALWQAAGALTRHWWPVAAVGALVSRRVRRALLLAAVAEGLADWARFRDPGAGPLDALAHVAAHRADDLAYGAGLWWGAWRHRTVSPLLPDLSGKGPDA
- a CDS encoding nuclear transport factor 2 family protein; the encoded protein is MSSSEAVAVARRLYEGFAARDTAAIGAMLHPEVRVYQAGDLPWAGTYEGPAGVGEFLRALLGHVDPRVEIVDLFAAGDAVVQIGRSRGKALATGRPFDASEVHVLRIRDGLVARFEAFVDVAAFRRALS
- a CDS encoding FAD-dependent oxidoreductase, yielding MLGEPIRVGRLTVRNRIVFPAHLTNAAEGNRPSAQHAAYYAARAAGGAGLIIVEEQALDRPYEKAVLGTDPAVVPGYRAITGAVHAHGAVVLAQIGHNGAQSSSLYSRTVVEAPGPIPDPMFRETPVALDHAGIARVVDGFATVARHCVAGGFDGVEIQGSQASLVRQFLSPLTNRRDDGYADGVRFLREVLTAVRAAIGDRVLGVRLQGDEGLDGGLTAADAARVAVRIADLVDVVNTAVGVATATLPLIEPPMGVPAGYAEPVPSAVRTALAGSGIPVIGVGRYTTPDQARRALEMGACDLVGVVRGQIADPSFATKALAGQRVRRCIGCNQECIAAVGLNRRLGCVVNPDAGRESAPVPAPRSRRRVLVVGGGPAGLAAAAEAAERGHDVHLVERSDRLGGQLALAAAAPERRELAHAVADLAHRCRDAGVRVWLRHVSRNGRDDDPFCSRAEHIIVATGAHPAPPSGTIDVTDVLSGAASPSGRVLVVDDLGGPAAPSVAELLAQRGARVRLVTSGMVAAEGLGPLLERERWRRRVAALGVELLTDRVLLDGGILHHPTGTLEPLDADAVVHAGPRVPAEIDLAGTRVGDVLAPRDAAAAIREGTDAARAI
- a CDS encoding MOSC domain-containing protein, which translates into the protein MPDAVVRSVAVGRAVEIAGPKDRTTLTASAKAPVDGPVAVHREHLEGDEQADLESHGGPDKAVYAYAAEDVEWWAEELGRAVDPQTFGQNLTTTGLDLRSVVVGERWRIGTAEFEVAQPRIPCFKLGLHAGDPRMPRRFVAAVRPGAYLRVRTTGHVRAGDVLEVLGRPDHGMTLAEVFTIYHHERHRAATLLDVPELAPMYHRWARDRT
- a CDS encoding TetR family transcriptional regulator, with the translated sequence MPEASVVATAPDQGRSTSREEVPRAFGKPGRPADDVVLRRREIFEAVAPLLPDGGARRLTMAGAARAAGLSVGGLYHRFDGKRALLLYGLAPENLGRACADFQATWGHVEPVELVSRALDGFSDAVDRWVRPSVDAAGQLGIDVLHGALADAMTTELVGMVRSVRRMAPGMTDERADALERSLRRVCTAHVLDPTARDGELREQLRLTVVGAVSG